The DNA sequence TCGCGGCCGGAATCGATGTAACGGTGCGCTACCCCACGGACACAGCCATGACGTTGCCCGCGTCCACCGCACCCGCGGTCCGTGCCGTTCGCCGCACAGGAGGAACCCTCGAATGAGTGATGTCGGCGCGCTTATCGGCGCTCAGCGACGGCAACCGCGCCCACATCGCGGGGACGAGTCGCCGCCCCGGGCCCTGATCACCGCGGCCGCCGCCGACCTGCTGCACCGACTGCAGGACCGCCACGGCCCGGTGATGTTTCACCAGTCCGGCGGCTGTTGTGACGGCTCCTCGCCCATGTGTTACCCCGACGGCGACTTCATCGTCGGGGACCGCGACGTCCTGCTCGAGATCCTCGAGGATGCCCCGGTGTGGATTTCGGGCCCACAGTTCGAGGCGTGGAAACACACCCAGCTGGTGATC is a window from the Mycolicibacterium anyangense genome containing:
- a CDS encoding DUF779 domain-containing protein, translating into MSDVGALIGAQRRQPRPHRGDESPPRALITAAAADLLHRLQDRHGPVMFHQSGGCCDGSSPMCYPDGDFIVGDRDVLLEILEDAPVWISGPQFEAWKHTQLVIDVVPGRGGGFSLESPEGMRFLSRGRAFTDAENELLAASPPLTGIDVERGARPPARTDLVVAEAADACPIPGGRAGVVQP